The nucleotide window tattacttattaaatttatgttcaataatacatatattttgttaattatgaaaagtatgtgtaacataaaatttagtatgtaaAACATGTGTaattagacataatttttttaaattattacataaaactataatttcgGTTGAACCGGCCGGTCTAAACGGTTCGACCGGTTCAACCGAAACCAATATTCAAAACGGTTTTTACTCCGGTccggttttaaaaaccttgatcaaaatgatgtttttttaaGTGTCAAAACTTGAAATCTGAATTCAAATAACTAAATTACTAATACGAGTGAGTTTTGAGCCATTAAATCGAGCTTGAGCCTCCCTTCAATACGACTTAGTAAATTCAAATAGCTCAATGAATTCAGGACGAGCTCCAACTGTCTtattattcatacaaactaaactcaagttaGTCCTTGGTCGGACTCAACTTGGCTCGTATCTAGACCTACAGGCATAATATAGTTGCTGCCCACAAACACATGTTGCTATATGAAATCATCTATGGCTCTTGAATTGTTTTTGTTAAGCTCATTTGCTTCTTGTTGTTCCGCCACGGGTTAGGCTAGTGAGAGATTTTAGGTTTTCAATTGGCTCGATGTGTAATATACTCTTAAGATGCAAAGTATCAAATGTACTTAGTTATGTTAGGTATTAagattagggctggattcgagccgagccgagcttggctcgcagccagctcgggctcggctcggctttttaagggctggctcgagttcggctcgagctcgactcgagccgaattcggctcggctcgagttcggctcgttttcagctcggcttggtaacggctcggctcggctcgttttttatatcaaaacgacaccgttttgtatatatatatggattaaaacgacgccgttttgtataaaaaaatttttaaaaaaatataccgaaccaacccgagccagctcgggctcggctcgagctcgatcgagccgggctgagcccggctcgtttcgggctcgaaccgagccgagccgagctcgatcccgagctggctcggctcgaatccagccctaattaagataatgtattatcttgtaattggataattttataattatggtttatggataaagtaatattcaatcacataatgatacaatatttatgcatgtatataacattgctctcaAGATTAATGGAAGACTATTCACATTGTATTCTATCAAGGTTTTCAAACCCATACCACCTACTTATGAAACCAATCAAAGGGTTGTATGAGCCTTAACTAGTTTGATTGTTATATGGTGTGCATTTCTTATTGgatagaaaaaattttcaaaacaagatATGAAATCAATTATAACATTTTAGTATTGATGAGATCTCTTATCAACAACTGTTATTTATCAGAGTCttgtaaaagataaaatgtGTAATAATATTAAGGATGTTATATGAACTTTGATATTCAATACGATggtttaaaaaagaataaatgcaaaagaatttgaaaaagaaaaaaaagtggaCACAAAGTGATTTTTATACCTCAattaatgtttcttttttaaactACAAAGCACTGTGATACGATTTGTGAAGAGAAAACCAAAGAATAAACCAATAGCAAAATGTACAAATACTAAACATTGGGATACAAGTATTTATGTGGAAACTCAATAAGAGACAAAAAAATTCACggttgatgaaaggattaaaTGGTGATGAAGAGATTTTCTTCACTTTAATACTACTTTTATATGCCCTAATTGACACGTGCTTAACATATGTACTCATTGGTCATATGTCCGTAGTAAGTTGTATTTGGACTGTAACAGATTATTGTTCCAGTCCATAGGTcttatttcttaatttgtttAACTAGACTAACCGTTACTTAATTTGTCACTGCcacaaatttatttgaaaaattaccttTTGAATATACACTTCTTGAAAttggataaataataaaattatatgtatacacttttaagtatgcaaatagatacatatgttatgtgttataatgtgattaaataattttaaattaatgataaaataataattaatcacatgatgatatattatatatatacttatcaATGAAAGGATTAAATGGTTACGACTTTAAACAACACGTTGAGATGTGTAAGTTTGAGGAGAAGAGTTATAATTCAAAGccagaaaataaaattagtacTATATAAGTATAGTGGATTATTATTTAACACAAgtcaattagttttgtgtaatatgaggtTCAATTTCCATACTTATAGGCTCAATATATTCCTGACATGATATCTGAGCACAAGTCTGACCACAGGCCTAACAGCCTAAAGTATTCTTAGATATAGGTGACAATGCACCTATTCAAAAACAAACTTAGCCAAAAATAGCGAGCCTAACAGCCTATGGTGGTTGTACTTGAGGGAAGATAttagaaactaaaagaaaaaaaagtttcatattTGATAAAAGTGAGTAACtcattagttttgtgtaatataagtttcgATCTCTATACTTATAAACCTAACATATTCCTgacaaattcaaacttgatttaaattcataatgattAGTTTGAAATCGAACTTGACTTACTTGATTAAAGAATAATATcattgaagaaaagaaagaatcaCCAATGAGACAAATTTTGATGCACCAATGAGACAAAGTGAAAGGTTCAAgccaaaataaacaacaaatacTTACTCTTGCATAAGCAAATGAAACAAATCATGCCAAATAGACAAATGAGATTTGCCCACAATCTTATAGGAGTAAATGAAATAAACTAAACAATATATAGTTACCATAAGTATGCTTAATTGACGGAACTAGagtcatttatattttttattagcgTTCAAACAATTGGATATAACACTATAATCGAATTGAGGTAAACCAAATATTGtttgattcgagtttgacttgattATATTTAGACAAATCTCAAGCTCGTGCTCACTGAGTTGGAAAATTCTTGGCTTAAGCTAGAGATAACAATAACCTACTTGAGCTTGATTtgatcaattataataaaatctcatAACTCAGATATTAATCAATTAACCTCAtgtttaaaatcaaaacaacatGAAGCTCAGCTCAGCTTGATATAAGCCGAGCCATGTGCACTTCATGAGCATCTCACCTCATTTGCAGCCCTAATGTGGCTTCGACACTTCTCTGATTATCATCACAACAATAATATGAAAGACTCTGACCTCATCAGGACAGTATTAGCAGCTCAAAAAGTATAGGAAACCACCAAGCTTAAATACAGGAGTCTGAAGGCATAACAGGAGAATTAAATGACCAAGCTTAAATCTAGTTTCATAACATTAAGATCCATAATGCATATATACATGCTCACAAAATAAAACCAACATAACTACCAACTAATAAAATGGTCCAACCAAGATGGTAACCAAATCTTCACATTGACGATGAAACACTCTGCAAGCGGTTGATCCCAGAAACTTCTTCAATAAAATGTCTTCGCATCTGTTCAAGTACctaaaatgtaataataaagTTCAAATGCCAGCATTTGTCAAACTTACCTTTATTTagaaagagcaatgttatgtgtacctatttttgatacacaattcatgtacacagtgatgtgtcatcaagtaattagatgattttaaaatatctgTTATcgtatgataaataaatatttaatcacataatgacatctcatctgtgtatacaaattgtgtatcaaaaataggtacacatagttttattgatttagaaaaagcaatactatgtgtacctatttttgatacacaattcatgtatacagtgatgtgtcatcaagtaattagatgattttaaaatatctgTCATcgtatgataaataaatatttaatcacataatgacacatcatctgtgtatacaaattgtgtataaaaaatgggaGTTTATCAGGAAAAGCTTGGAGGAGGCCATAAAATTTCGGAAAAACCAGGAAAAGCTGCGAGTTTATCAGTACAACGATTTTCCAGGTTAAGATCAGAGCATTGCTTCCAGGGTAATCACAATCAACATTCGGATGACCTCTATCAGGTAAATAAACACACTTCCATTTCAATCCTGAGAACTCTTGAgctgaaagaaaaaagttacattCCTTTAACATGAAAAAAGCTCTGTCCTGGAATCCATCCTTCACCACAACCCACTCATCGTTCCCCTCATCAAGCTTGAAAATATTCAACCCAGCCTGGCAACTTCTGTCACTGGATTTACCGCAGAAGTGGCTGTCATAGTTTCCAGGGAAGTCTAAGTAGTTCTTCCGGATTAAGAACAAATCCGGAGATGACTTTACCAAGTGGAAGGAAGAGGCTGACCTGCTTAGCGAAATTCGCAATGGAGCCACTGGTTCTGAAACGTTCAAGGACTTAGGATCCACACAGAGAGTACCATCTTTGTAGCTCAAGACATAGAATCTTCTGTTATGATAGATTATgtcataaataaaatgaaatcgATCCTGAACAATATCGATATTGTGCCATTTGTTATCTCTTCTTTTCCAAACTACAACCTTTCCTTGAATCAACACCATGATAGCAAGTTCATCATCATTGTCATCTTCATCAGCAGAAACCACTACTTTGCCAGTGCAGCTTTGTTCCGATCTGCTGAGCTCCCTTTGTTGGTCTCTAGCTAATTCAAGTCTGTACCCTTTACTTATCTCCTTAATGCGATGATCCAGTAAGTTGAATGACCCCGGTAACTTATCGGAGACGTTCTTGACTTGAGATGTGGAGAAGGGATCCAGGAGTTTGACATCTCCGGACGGTGGATATTCGACTTTGACTAGCCAGGCTCCTGGGGTGTGATAAGGATGGGAGACTTGTGAGAGGGGTTGGATGGCATAAACGGTGGGCTGGGCAATGAAGAAGTGTATGGGAGGTTGGTGGAAATAGTGGATGTCTGGGTATAGGTTTGGTGGCGGAGGAGGAGGGAAGGCTGCTCGAAATGAGGTGCAGATGGCGCGGAAGCGGAGAGTGTCAATTCTAGTGGGGAGGCGGTCTGCAATGGTGGCGAGTAGCTGGTCTGGAAAACTGGACCAGTCATGGGACTGTTGTCCATGGGAGCTATGACAAGAAGgatgaagaagaaaggagaaaagtcTTATGGAAAGgatatgaaagaagaaagaagaaagtagaaataaaaagGGCAGCCCAAAGTTGAACAAACTGTTTGACTGAGCTAGACTCGGTTTGGTACAgtaatcaaaccaaaattaatgaaaataataattatttttatatatattatttaaaataatattattttaatccatttaatttaatttttttttatatttgtaaattcaGTGAATCAAACActccaaactcaaacttaaattcaataatataaaatttctaaatttaaacataagtttgaattcatttaacaCAAAAGTGAACACGTAAGctttataatatcaataattcttaaaagttcaaaattttgcATGTAGATTTCAAAATCTTCTTAACACTTAAAACTTATAATTACTTGCTAAATTGTTATACttagtataaaaaatttcatctaaCCTCTCATCTTTTAAAATTCACATATGcaaccaaatttcaaattttaaatacaagaataattggtaaatatatatattatatagttttattataattttgcgagtcaaatttatttcaataatttttattttgaaccCAAGTTTAACTCCCTTGAACCTATATCTATCCTATCAAACCTAGATATATTCCATTCCATTAAATGTTATTGCAGccttaattgaaaaagaaagagaaaattccTAAACAATCCCTACTCTTTTAGTAATAAGCAAAGTCCCGACAATTAagcaaatatgaaaataaactaCATTAACTACCCTGAAATGCTAAGTTTTTAACATCAACCAAGGGTGTCATCGTCTATTCACACAGGTtagtaaaaacaatttaaataaaataatttttatcttccCTTGCACGTCCTCTCTCTAACcccatttgagaatattttgagaaaaaacatatattaattaaagtaaaattgtcattgcAATTACATCATTGATTACATAATGCACATcatatcattttcttctctcaaaTCTGCCATCAAAAGCCCACCAATCATTTTCCTctatttttctcaatttctttccattttttccCCCTTTATAAgtggattcgaattgaatcaaatccaaacaaagatcaaatcaattttgatttaaatctcaaatgactaattttgaaatttaaccCAACTCATGCggttgataaatagtattatcaaagAAACAGCATAAATGAAACAAATCTAGTATTAAGTGATGTCAATGGATGAACCAGATTTGCCCACAGCCTCATCATAGTAAATGAAATAAACCCAACAATGATTAGTTACTATAAGTATGATTAGTTGATAGAACTACAGTCATCTATAATTTTGGATGGGGTTCAAATGATTGGACATAGGATTgcaatcaaaccaaactaaaccaagtattgtttgattcaagtttgacttgattgTATTTACACAAATCTCAGGTTCGTGCTCACCAAATTAAGAAGTTTTTGGTATGATTTCGAGATAAAACaactaacttgagtttgattcgatacattaaaattaaatctcataacttatatatttaaaatcaaactgaCTCAAAACTCTTCTCTGCTTGATATAAACCACGCCATGAGCAGTTTGAAAGCATCTCACCTCACTTGCAGCCCTAATTGGGCTTCTGGGACTCCTCCAACTCCAATCGTTTAATGCCAGATTATCATCACAAAAGTTATTTGAAAGACTCTGAGCTCATCAGGACAATATTAGCAGCTCAAAAAGTGCAGGAAAGCTAGTTGATATACAGGAGTCTGGGCATAACAGGAGACGGAAATGACCAAGCTTAATCTAGTTTCAAAACATTACCATCCATAATGCATATATACATGCTCAGAAATTAAAACCAGCATAACTaccaactaataaaaaaaaattcttaataatCCCTGCATAGCCTGACCAAGATGTTAATCAAATCTTCACATCGATGATGAAGCACTACTTAAGCGGTTGATCCCAAAAACTTCTTCGGTAAACTGTCTTTGCATCGATCCATAAAAGTTGTTCAAGTACCTAACATGTAATTTGTCAAAATACTAAAGAGAACAAAACGTTATGATGAACAAGACTTGGCAAGGTAGTGCAAAATTTCTAGGCGGACACAAGAACAGATCTGTCCATTAAACTCAGAACAAAATAATGCTTCATACGAAGCCGAGTTGAAAAAGATTCAATTTAGTCAGGATTTGATAGAGTAAGAAATCCAGGGATCAATCAGTAATCGCATCACaaagatattatattatgaagtgaaagtgaaaaaacaaatataaaggTGCCATGAACACCAAAGGCAGAACATATTAAGGCCACAGAAACTTAAGAATCTGCCACAAGGCACAAATTAATAAATCgataaaaagaaaacttagtttacaaataaatatttgtttttgacACATGAAAATAGAGAGACTATCAAGAACTGAAATAGAAAAACAGAGTACCCTATGACAATGAATCATGGCTGAGAGAAGAGAGATCATGGAATTTTGTAACCATTCcctaaaattgattatttgaaactGGAGCAAACAGAGAAACTGCATAAAGCATTCaactataaataaatcaaatttgctTGAATCTCATGCTTGATGATCCTGCAAAGAGTAATTTAACTGTCTCCAGAACAACCTTGAGGAATGATTATCCAAAAGTTCGCACCCACAACTGGCTAAAGCTTGGAT belongs to Mangifera indica cultivar Alphonso chromosome 2, CATAS_Mindica_2.1, whole genome shotgun sequence and includes:
- the LOC123200225 gene encoding F-box protein SKIP23-like, with the protein product MGSHGQQSHDWSSFPDQLLATIADRLPTRIDTLRFRAICTSFRAAFPPPPPPNLYPDIHYFHQPPIHFFIAQPTVYAIQPLSQVSHPYHTPGAWLVKVEYPPSGDVKLLDPFSTSQVKNVSDKLPGSFNLLDHRIKEISKGYRLELARDQQRELSRSEQSCTGKVVVSADEDDNDDELAIMVLIQGKVVVWKRRDNKWHNIDIVQDRFHFIYDIIYHNRRFYVLSYKDGTLCVDPKSLNVSEPVAPLRISLSRSASSFHLVKSSPDLFLIRKNYLDFPGNYDSHFCGKSSDRSCQAGLNIFKLDEGNDEWVVVKDGFQDRAFFMLKECNFFLSAQEFSGLKWKCVYLPDRGHPNVDCDYPGSNALILTWKIVVLINSQLFLVLEQMRRHFIEEVSGINRLQSVSSSM